One region of Phragmites australis chromosome 18, lpPhrAust1.1, whole genome shotgun sequence genomic DNA includes:
- the LOC133898893 gene encoding BTB/POZ domain-containing protein At1g55760-like isoform X2 has translation MFVFIRFRLEEVQFLFLGSTEAWLYQEYLMAVPVYLCVERNNKQTCVKLFAENSNSNKDAPPAPIASFVTKLLISFPPNQKTIVHPGIFDKQLKHDGFVWSIDSTVTGRFVVEIEFLDLKVADPSGGEPASIWFSQLIKQSSDNTALSALARMLQEDILTDITINAADGSVRAHRAILATRSPVFRSMFSHDLREKELSTVDISDMSLDACRAFLNYIYGDVRGEEFLANRLALLRAADKYDVADLREACHESLVEDIDTGNVLERLQTAHLYRLPKLKGSCLRFLVDFRKVYEMHDDFNVFLQTAERDLVAEVFHGVLEAWSGR, from the exons ATGTTTGTGTTTATCCGGTTCAGACTGGAAGAAGTTCAGTTTCTTTTTCTTGGGAGCACAGAAGCATGGCTATATCAGGAATATCTGATGGCGGTTCCAGT GTACCTATGTGTGGAGAGAAACAACAAGCAAACTTGTGTTAAGCTCTTTGCAGAGAACTCAAACTCTAACAAGGATGCGCCTCCAGCCCCAATAGCTTCCTTTGTCACCAAACTTCTCATATCTTTTCCTCCTAATCAAAAGACCATAGTTCACCCAG GAATTTTTGACAAGCAGCTGAAACACGACGGTTTTGTGTGGTCAATTGATAGTACAGTTACAGGCAGATTTGTGGTTGAGATAGAGTTTCTTGACCTGAAGGTTGCAGATCCATCT GGTGGTGAACCAGCCTCGATTTGGTTCTCCCAGCTGATCAAGCAGTCTTCAGACAACACCGCACTTTCAGCCCTCGCTCGGATGCTGCAAGAGGACATCCTCACCGATATCACGATCAACGCCGCCGACGGCAGTGTAAGAGCCCACCGCGCGATCCTGGCGACGCGTTCACCCGTCTTCCGGAGCATGTTCTCGCACGACCTCAGGGAGAAGGAGCTCTCCACCGTGGACATCTCCGACATGTCCCTCGACGCGTGCCGGGCCTTCCTCAACTACATCTACGGCGACGTGCGCGGCGAGGAGTTCCTCGCCAACAGGCTGGCCCTCCTCAGGGCCGCCGACAAGTACGACGTCGCCGACCTCAGGGAGGCGTGCCACGAGAGCCTGGTGGAGGACATCGACACGGGCAACGTGCTCGAGAGGCTCCAGACCGCGCATCTGTATCGGCTGCCGAAGCTCAAGGGCAGCTGCTTGAGGTTCCTGGTGGATTTCAGGAAGGTGTACGAGATGCACGACGATTTCAACGTGTTCCTGCAGACGGCGGAGAGGGACCTGGTGGCTGAAGTGTTCCATGGTGTTCTTGAAGCATGGAGCGGGCGGTAA
- the LOC133898893 gene encoding BTB/POZ domain-containing protein At1g55760-like isoform X1, whose translation MTDGARVEAAPRLAQWRVDALPCYTYRKSLPFRIGLWNWYLCVERNNKQTCVKLFAENSNSNKDAPPAPIASFVTKLLISFPPNQKTIVHPGIFDKQLKHDGFVWSIDSTVTGRFVVEIEFLDLKVADPSGGEPASIWFSQLIKQSSDNTALSALARMLQEDILTDITINAADGSVRAHRAILATRSPVFRSMFSHDLREKELSTVDISDMSLDACRAFLNYIYGDVRGEEFLANRLALLRAADKYDVADLREACHESLVEDIDTGNVLERLQTAHLYRLPKLKGSCLRFLVDFRKVYEMHDDFNVFLQTAERDLVAEVFHGVLEAWSGR comes from the exons ATGACCGACGGGGCGCGCGTGGAGGCGGCGCCGAGGCTCGCGCAATGGCGCGTCGACGCGCTCCCCTGCTACACCTACCGCAAGTCCCTCCCCTTCCGCATCGGCCTCTGGAACTG GTACCTATGTGTGGAGAGAAACAACAAGCAAACTTGTGTTAAGCTCTTTGCAGAGAACTCAAACTCTAACAAGGATGCGCCTCCAGCCCCAATAGCTTCCTTTGTCACCAAACTTCTCATATCTTTTCCTCCTAATCAAAAGACCATAGTTCACCCAG GAATTTTTGACAAGCAGCTGAAACACGACGGTTTTGTGTGGTCAATTGATAGTACAGTTACAGGCAGATTTGTGGTTGAGATAGAGTTTCTTGACCTGAAGGTTGCAGATCCATCT GGTGGTGAACCAGCCTCGATTTGGTTCTCCCAGCTGATCAAGCAGTCTTCAGACAACACCGCACTTTCAGCCCTCGCTCGGATGCTGCAAGAGGACATCCTCACCGATATCACGATCAACGCCGCCGACGGCAGTGTAAGAGCCCACCGCGCGATCCTGGCGACGCGTTCACCCGTCTTCCGGAGCATGTTCTCGCACGACCTCAGGGAGAAGGAGCTCTCCACCGTGGACATCTCCGACATGTCCCTCGACGCGTGCCGGGCCTTCCTCAACTACATCTACGGCGACGTGCGCGGCGAGGAGTTCCTCGCCAACAGGCTGGCCCTCCTCAGGGCCGCCGACAAGTACGACGTCGCCGACCTCAGGGAGGCGTGCCACGAGAGCCTGGTGGAGGACATCGACACGGGCAACGTGCTCGAGAGGCTCCAGACCGCGCATCTGTATCGGCTGCCGAAGCTCAAGGGCAGCTGCTTGAGGTTCCTGGTGGATTTCAGGAAGGTGTACGAGATGCACGACGATTTCAACGTGTTCCTGCAGACGGCGGAGAGGGACCTGGTGGCTGAAGTGTTCCATGGTGTTCTTGAAGCATGGAGCGGGCGGTAA